Proteins co-encoded in one Ruegeria sp. HKCCD4315 genomic window:
- a CDS encoding YcjX family protein, whose amino-acid sequence MVISSLADSLVRGVETIGDTVSETFFEPVIRLGVTGLARSGKTVFITSLVANLLDRGRMTGLTAQQEGRINAAYLQPQPDDTVPRFDYETHLSALTGPTPNWPDSTRAVSELRLSFKARPAGLLAGLQGPRTVHLDIVDYPGEWLLDLALLDKSYEDWSQETLTRIETRAEAAEYLAQVKATDPSGAHDEPTAQALASSFTAYLNQAREAGFYDCTPGRFLLPGDLAGSPVLTFAPLVLSGPSRRKTLQREMERRFEAYKSQVVKPFFRDHFSRIDRQVVLVDALGAIHKGPQAVEDMRRAMADILSAFRPGRNAWLSQLLLGKRVERILFAATKADHLHHTQHPRMTAIIEALTREARDRANFAGAQTAALSLASLRATTEEMRRHNGVELPCVRGTLLDSGKQAAFYPGELPEDPAHLLGPARNGADSWLDEDYGFMAFAPAHLTLKPGDGPPHIRLDRAAQFLIGDRL is encoded by the coding sequence TTGGTCATCTCATCACTGGCAGACAGTCTTGTGCGTGGCGTCGAAACCATCGGCGATACCGTGTCCGAGACGTTTTTCGAGCCGGTCATCCGTCTGGGTGTCACCGGGCTGGCGCGATCGGGCAAGACGGTTTTCATCACCTCGCTGGTGGCAAACCTGTTGGATCGGGGCCGCATGACCGGCCTGACCGCGCAGCAAGAAGGGCGGATCAACGCCGCCTATTTGCAACCGCAGCCGGACGATACGGTGCCCCGGTTCGACTATGAAACCCACCTGTCCGCTCTGACCGGCCCCACGCCAAATTGGCCCGACAGCACCCGCGCTGTGTCCGAATTGCGTTTGTCGTTCAAGGCGCGCCCCGCAGGGTTACTTGCCGGGTTGCAGGGGCCGCGAACAGTGCATTTGGACATCGTGGACTATCCCGGTGAGTGGCTGCTGGATCTGGCTTTGCTGGACAAATCTTACGAAGATTGGTCGCAAGAAACACTGACTCGCATCGAGACCCGTGCCGAGGCAGCCGAGTATCTGGCGCAGGTCAAGGCCACAGACCCGTCTGGTGCGCATGACGAGCCGACAGCGCAAGCTCTGGCGTCATCGTTCACGGCTTATCTCAATCAGGCGCGTGAAGCTGGTTTTTATGACTGCACCCCGGGGCGTTTCTTGTTGCCGGGTGATCTGGCGGGCTCACCGGTGCTGACCTTTGCGCCTTTGGTTCTGTCCGGACCATCACGCCGTAAAACTCTTCAGCGTGAGATGGAGCGGCGATTTGAGGCTTATAAGTCTCAAGTGGTGAAACCCTTTTTTCGCGACCACTTTTCGCGCATCGACCGGCAGGTGGTTTTGGTCGACGCGCTGGGCGCGATCCACAAAGGCCCGCAGGCGGTTGAGGATATGCGCCGCGCGATGGCCGATATCCTGTCGGCTTTTCGTCCGGGCAGGAACGCGTGGCTCAGCCAGTTGCTGTTGGGCAAGCGGGTCGAACGCATCCTGTTTGCGGCGACTAAAGCCGACCATTTGCACCACACACAACATCCCCGCATGACGGCGATCATCGAAGCGTTGACACGCGAGGCACGAGACCGGGCGAATTTCGCAGGGGCGCAAACGGCAGCTCTGTCGTTGGCTTCGTTGCGCGCTACGACAGAAGAGATGCGCCGTCACAATGGGGTGGAATTGCCATGTGTGAGGGGCACTCTGTTGGACAGCGGGAAACAGGCTGCGTTCTATCCCGGCGAATTGCCTGAAGACCCAGCGCATCTTTTGGGTCCGGCCCGAAATGGGGCGGACAGTTGGTTGGATGAGGATTATGGGTTCATGGCATTTGCACCCGCGCATCTGACCCTGAAACCAGGCGATGGACCGCCGCATATCCGCTTGGATCGCGCAGCTCAGTTTCTGATCGGAGACAGGTTGTGA
- a CDS encoding YcjF family protein, whose amino-acid sequence MAKGPVLIDLEADEPAADVAQAPPVPDVAQPQGQAMQSAARLAARKPSALARWFWGLALAVIGAAISVAAWDFATSLVARTPVLGWVVVGLLSALVLVGLIIAIRELAALGRLSRVDGMRRAADTALADADLAQARVVTNRLITFYKGREETRWGRDRLAERMGDQFDASALLSLAEDELLAPLDEAASREVEAAARQVATVTALVPLALADVVTALAASLRMIRRIAEIYGGRAGTLGSWRLTRAVFVHLVATGAVAVGDDLLEPVLGGSVLSKLSRRFGEGLVNGALSARVGVAAMEVCRPLPFSERHKPSTRGIIKRALQGLFSKG is encoded by the coding sequence ATGGCTAAAGGCCCGGTTCTGATCGATCTTGAAGCGGATGAGCCCGCCGCTGATGTTGCGCAGGCCCCTCCGGTGCCAGATGTGGCGCAGCCTCAAGGGCAAGCGATGCAGAGCGCTGCGAGGCTCGCCGCCCGAAAACCATCCGCCTTGGCGCGTTGGTTTTGGGGGCTGGCCTTGGCCGTCATCGGCGCGGCAATCTCTGTTGCAGCTTGGGATTTTGCAACTTCACTAGTGGCGCGGACGCCAGTTCTGGGGTGGGTCGTAGTTGGCCTGCTGTCGGCATTGGTGCTGGTTGGATTGATCATTGCGATCCGCGAATTGGCGGCTTTGGGGCGATTGTCGCGGGTCGACGGAATGCGCCGCGCGGCGGATACGGCCTTGGCGGATGCCGATCTGGCACAGGCCCGTGTTGTTACCAATCGTCTGATCACCTTTTACAAAGGCCGGGAAGAGACCCGCTGGGGCCGCGACCGACTGGCAGAGCGTATGGGGGATCAATTTGATGCCTCGGCGTTGCTGAGCCTTGCCGAAGATGAGCTGCTGGCTCCGCTAGACGAAGCGGCCAGCCGAGAAGTTGAGGCTGCGGCCCGGCAGGTCGCAACCGTAACCGCCTTAGTCCCATTGGCCTTGGCAGATGTTGTGACAGCGCTGGCCGCGTCGCTTCGGATGATCCGCCGGATCGCGGAAATCTACGGCGGTCGGGCCGGTACGCTAGGCAGTTGGCGTTTGACCCGTGCCGTGTTTGTACATCTGGTCGCCACAGGCGCGGTGGCCGTCGGCGACGATCTGCTGGAGCCTGTTCTGGGCGGATCCGTTCTCAGCAAACTGTCTCGCCGGTTCGGAGAGGGGTTGGTCAACGGGGCGCTCAGCGCACGTGTGGGAGTGGCCGCGATGGAGGTGTGTCGCCCGCTGCCATTCTCTGAACGGCACAAACCGTCAACGCGCGGTATCATCAAACGCGCCTTGCAGGGCCTGTTTTCCAAGGGTTGA
- a CDS encoding GNAT family N-acetyltransferase, with protein sequence MTVTLRPARTTDAGTIGTILHGFTLENDWMPNLHSCAETIAFCGKMIDQDWVTVAESDVGVVGFLALNGTEIHSLYLDAHERGRGIGRQLLDHAKSRQTRLSLYAFQANTGACKFYERNGFAEAARSNGAENDENLPDIRFVWRSKGMTHG encoded by the coding sequence GTGACTGTTACCTTACGCCCTGCCCGTACCACAGATGCTGGTACCATCGGGACAATCCTGCACGGTTTCACCTTGGAAAACGACTGGATGCCAAATCTGCACAGTTGCGCTGAAACCATCGCCTTTTGCGGTAAAATGATCGATCAGGATTGGGTGACTGTTGCGGAAAGTGACGTGGGCGTGGTCGGGTTTCTGGCGCTCAACGGTACCGAAATCCACTCGCTTTATCTGGATGCACATGAACGAGGGCGAGGGATCGGGCGGCAACTGCTGGACCACGCGAAATCTCGCCAAACCCGGCTTAGCTTGTATGCGTTTCAGGCCAACACAGGCGCTTGTAAATTTTACGAGCGCAACGGCTTTGCCGAAGCAGCGCGCAGCAATGGCGCGGAAAATGACGAAAACCTGCCGGACATTAGGTTTGTCTGGCGCAGCAAAGGTATGACCCATGGCTAA
- the truA gene encoding tRNA pseudouridine(38-40) synthase TruA — translation MPRYALKVEYQGEPFAGWQRQKDQPSVQGAIEEALSRIQPGAHTIAAAGRTDAGVHALGQVAHCDMAKDWDPFRLSEALNYHLKPQPVAIVKAARVDEDWHARFSAVERQYLFRILMRRAPATHDRGQVWQINHQLDVDAIQDGANMLLGRHDFTTFRSSICQAASPVKTLDELRVEQVPGFSGPEIHFHVRARSFLHNQVRSFVGTLERVGAGAWTPEDVRDALNAADRAACGPVCPPQGLYLARVGYPKPVFD, via the coding sequence ATGCCCAGATATGCGTTAAAAGTCGAATACCAAGGGGAACCGTTTGCCGGATGGCAGCGGCAAAAGGATCAGCCGTCCGTTCAGGGGGCCATTGAAGAGGCTCTGTCGCGTATTCAGCCGGGTGCGCATACAATCGCCGCCGCAGGTCGCACCGATGCCGGGGTTCACGCGCTTGGTCAGGTTGCCCATTGCGACATGGCCAAGGACTGGGACCCGTTTCGCCTGTCCGAGGCGCTGAACTATCACCTCAAACCGCAGCCTGTGGCGATTGTGAAGGCCGCTCGGGTCGATGAGGATTGGCATGCACGCTTTTCAGCGGTTGAACGGCAATATCTGTTCCGCATCCTGATGCGCCGCGCCCCGGCAACGCATGACCGGGGGCAGGTCTGGCAGATCAACCATCAGTTGGATGTTGATGCGATACAGGACGGGGCAAACATGCTGCTGGGACGGCATGATTTCACCACGTTCCGGTCTTCGATCTGTCAAGCGGCGAGCCCTGTTAAAACTCTGGATGAGCTGCGGGTCGAGCAGGTTCCGGGTTTTTCCGGCCCCGAGATCCATTTCCACGTGCGCGCCCGATCTTTCCTGCACAACCAGGTCCGCAGTTTCGTGGGCACTTTGGAACGTGTCGGCGCCGGTGCCTGGACGCCCGAGGATGTGCGCGACGCATTGAACGCTGCTGACCGTGCGGCTTGTGGGCCGGTCTGCCCGCCGCAGGGGCTGTATCTGGCGCGGGTCGGTTACCCTAAACCGGTTTTCGACTAA
- a CDS encoding VIT1/CCC1 transporter family protein, producing the protein MTDHGHSPQEIAERINAPPGRGVLRDVVYGGIDGSVTTFAIVAGVAGAGLSPFVIVALGLANVLADGFSMAAGNYSGTKAELDNIRRIRAVEERHIALYPDGEREEVREILAQKGLSGDVLTEATAEITSSHENWINLMIEGEYGLGSVDPHPLKAALATFFAFLVAGMIPLLPFLASVPNAFAMSAWMTMGVFFAIGALKSRWSLSPWWRSGIETLLIGGLAALIAYLVGSLFHP; encoded by the coding sequence ATGACGGATCACGGTCACAGCCCGCAGGAAATCGCCGAACGGATCAATGCACCGCCTGGTCGTGGTGTGTTGCGCGATGTTGTCTATGGCGGCATCGACGGTTCTGTTACCACCTTTGCCATCGTGGCAGGGGTCGCGGGGGCAGGGCTTTCCCCGTTTGTGATCGTTGCGTTGGGTTTGGCGAATGTGCTGGCTGACGGGTTTTCCATGGCTGCGGGCAATTACTCGGGCACCAAGGCGGAACTGGACAACATTCGGCGCATCCGTGCGGTCGAGGAACGCCACATAGCTTTGTATCCGGATGGCGAGCGGGAAGAGGTGCGCGAGATCCTTGCGCAAAAGGGGTTGTCGGGCGACGTTTTGACCGAAGCAACGGCCGAGATCACCTCGAGCCACGAAAACTGGATCAACCTGATGATCGAAGGAGAGTATGGCTTGGGCAGTGTTGACCCGCATCCGTTGAAGGCGGCGCTGGCCACATTCTTTGCCTTCCTGGTGGCAGGTATGATCCCCTTGCTGCCCTTTCTGGCTTCGGTTCCGAACGCATTTGCGATGTCGGCCTGGATGACCATGGGAGTCTTTTTTGCGATCGGTGCGCTAAAAAGTCGTTGGTCTCTGTCCCCATGGTGGCGATCAGGGATAGAAACGCTGCTGATCGGAGGGTTGGCTGCGCTGATCGCGTATCTGGTCGGGTCTCTGTTCCATCCTTAA